The following coding sequences are from one Panicum hallii strain FIL2 chromosome 5, PHallii_v3.1, whole genome shotgun sequence window:
- the LOC112892482 gene encoding uncharacterized protein LOC112892482: MAGGGSPTYPPPAKRQKKSSATTAASIGDDVLLEIFMRLTSLATLVRAAHTCRAWRRAVASSRDFRRRFRETHPAPLLGLFFDPPGSVQDPALPVFPSFVLSRGADRDQAAAVRGGDFFLASLQERPGGLHGWDILDCRGGYILVGNSEKKTMAVLNPMARRSERFLDLGHGHHEEDTLHGTRGFPLVSHDACHLCCSDSEVSLDARLLCSEEDPKSFRVVIVAHDKPSRARATVFSSDTGEWSVHPWVDVPPTPLPERFKLWLLNSNMQANGMLCWAYNDLTHMLTLDTATMEFSVAELPQCVKARECSFVVGETIDGTPFVVYAMKFRVCQFLQTMDGDGVKRWVMDKATSGVFGCSGTKFSSVILDVWTLIRSIKCRLIIKPIA; the protein is encoded by the coding sequence ATGGCGGGAGGAGGATCTCCGACCTATCCGCCGCCGGCGAAACGCCAAAAGAAATCGAGCgcgaccaccgccgcctccaTCGGCGACGACGTGCTGCTCGAGATCTTCATGCGCCTCACCTCCCTCGCCACGCTCGTCCGGGCCGCCCATACCTGCCGCGCGTGGCGCCGCGCGGTGGCATCATCCCGGgacttccgccgccgcttccgggAGACGCACCCGGCGCCCCTGCTCGGCCTCTTCTTCGACCCTCCCGGTTCCGTCCAGGACCCTGCTCTCCCCGTCTTCCCCTCCTTCGTCCTCTCCCGCGGCGCCGACAGGGaccaggccgccgccgtccgtggCGGTGACTTCTTCCTTGCCTCCCTCCAGGAGCGCCCGGGCGGTCTCCACGGCTGGGACATCCTCGACTGCCGTGGCGGGTACATCCTCGTCGGTAACAGTGAGAAGAAAACAATGGCAGTACTGAATCCCATGGCGCGACGAAGCGAAAGGTTCCTTGATCTTGGCCATGGCCATCATGAGGAGGACACCCTTCATGGTACCCGCGGCTTCCCCCTAGTGTCCCACGACGCTTGCCACCTCTGCTGCTCCGACTCCGAGGTCTCCCTTGACGCCCGCTTGCTATGCTCCGAGGAAGACCCCAAGTCGTTCCGCGTGGTCATTGTTGCCCATGACAAGCCGTCCAGGGCACGGGCGACGGTCTTCTCCTCGGACACCGGCGAGTGGTCCGTTCATCCGTGGGTGGATGTCCCGCCGACACCACTGCCAGAGCGCTTCAAGCTGTGGCTTCTCAACAGCAACATGCAGGCGAATGGGATGCTGTGTTGGGCTTACAACGATCTGACACACATGCTCACACTGGACACGGCGACAATGGAGTTCTCGGTGGCCGAGCTCCCTCAATGCGTGAAGGCACGGGAATGCAGCTTCGTCGTTGGCGAGACGATCGACGGCACGCCCTTTGTTGTCTATGCTATGAAGTTTAGAGTTTGTCAATTCCTGCAAACAATGGATGGTGATGGCGTCAAGAGGTGGGTGATGGACAAGGCCACCTCTGGGGTGTTTGGGTGCTCAGGAACGAAGTTTAGTTCCGTCATATTAGATGTTTGGACACTAATTAGAAGCATTAAATGTAGgctaattataaaaccaattgcataa
- the LOC112891525 gene encoding protein GAMETE EXPRESSED 3: MLGSRLAAHPFVGSQILRTRLCLCNSVSAAMYNALKSEPVLAVYCFFIGCLRRVCTCVLEASGTRYCGRRRECKRPKSSNCLYNCTSVHGRRDGGSSFWLPQLLVCPHHCIRPALRSRALAAKPAFFDFDRATVPVHRSFHHHWAQYALGAMAVGVPWPLCLLACLLLGAGGVAGNARAPPRVARALSRPLIVNDGRVVACSGNDLLAFEGNGSIAWVAPLGLRCNDTISPVSDGKKVYLVAEDRVIKVTPPNVRTAKPASEVFFSYNATPGRSEEIVGLSVTGSYSSLFLTIRNLGLFEFSLEGELQWSLGPVLDWFGYRLGCKGNISGCYFDSAPVLDHRAGALYIFNTEGQIYSFNFQSRALRWIQDLTSLDKVMTLAPGSSRCLYIVFPRKSIVVGLDVSTGNISWQQSIGPLINEKSFPTVDNNGWMSIGSLDGILYSISPDGDLRKLFEETALDSAIPVDPVLDCSGFSMYVAKTVVEGKSIWTTGEYTSVSVMKPSRSLVTLLDPANGTIYWTGEYPGNLSNLMSIGDLNDFAVDETLLLTLLSASRFSNATQCDARRETFAWYCRQNKTKSAQADPGENNPVLLVLLVFLLIIIVIQAEAFCFCCIFWRKKKLRDKGLQKFLEKRRSLQSKKRGLGKMISELEQQAAEDATSNETLGELGEMVKAKEGVERKLYVSYSLGRDRLGLKQGSSILPLYHGKYKSHSFHSSPDESIHVFNNPSDTSTSSSCSDDSESSCSSTCSGDTDVDARLKSVEEAGPSNTANIGERVQEECPSDVRSPFHVFTNPSFVEEQCTGSSGNALSQKEERMETAKDFISSKRLSLKRRRTSSTNSN; this comes from the exons ATGCTAGGATCCCGTTTGGCGGCACATCCTTTTGTTGGAAGCCAAATTCTAAGAACTAGACTTTGCCTATGCAATTCAGTTTCAGCCGCTATGTATAATGCACTGAAGTCTGAACCAGTATTGGCGGTTTACTGTTTCTTTATCGGATGTCTCCGACGGGTATGTACATGTGTACTTGAAGCGTCCGGCACGCGCTACTGCGGCCGGCGACGCGAATGCAAGCGCCCCAAAAGCAGTAACTGCCTGTACAACTGTACAAGTGTGCATGGCCGAAGAGACGGCGGTTCCAGTTTTTGGCTGCCCCAACTGCTCGTCTGCCCTCACCACTGCATACGCCCTGCGCTGCGTTCTCGTGCTCTCGCCGCGAAGCCTGCGTTCTTCGACTTCGACCGAGCAACTGTGCCCGTCCATCGGTCCTTCCATCATCACTGGGCGCAGTACGCGCTCGGAGCCATGGCCGTGGGAGTGCCGTGGCCTCTGTGCCTGCTCGCGTGCCTCCTGCTCGGCGCAGGCGGCGTTGCCGGGAACG CTCGTGCGCCACCCAGGGTCGCCCGTGCCCTGTCGCGCCCTCTCATCGTCAACGACGGGCGTGTCGTCGCCTGCTCCGGGAATGACCTCCTCGCCTTCGAAGGGAACGGTTCCATCGCGTGGGTCGCTCCCCTCGGCCTCAGGTGCAACGACACCATCAGCCCGGTCTCCGACGGAAAGAAG GTGTATCTGGTGGCAGAGGACAGGGTCATCAAGGTCACGCCACCGAACGTGCGCACCGCGAAGCCAGCATCTGAGGTGTTCTTCAGCTACAACGCGACGCCGGGGAGGTCCGAGGAGATCGTCGGCCTGTCGGTCACCGGCAGCTACTCGTCCCTCTTCCTCACCATCAGAAACCTGGGGCTTTTCGAGTTTTCGCTGGAGGGCGAGCTCCAATGGAGCCTCGGGCCTGTGCTTGATTGGTTCGGTTACCGTCTCGGCTGCAAGGGAAACATCTCCGGCTGCTACTTCGATTCAGCTCCTGTGCTTGATCACAGAGCGGGCGCTCTTTAT ATATTTAACACTGAAGGCCAGATCTATTCCTTCAACTTTCAAAGTCGTGCGTTGAGGTGGATCCAGGACTTGACCTCACTTGACAAAGTGATGACGCTTGCGCCGGGGAGCAGTCGGTGCCTATACATTGTCTTTCCACGGAAGTCTATTGTGGTGGGGCTTGATGTTTCCACAGGAAACATTTCTTGGCAGCAGAGTATTGGTCCACTAATTAATGAGAAAAGTTTTCCAACTGTAGATAACAACG GTTGGATGTCGATTGGCTCGCTAGATGGGATCCTCTATTCAATATCTCCTGATGGTGACTTGAGAAAACTTTTTGAAGAAACAGCACTTGATTCAGCGATCCCTGTTGATCCAGTCCTTGACTGCTCAGGGTTTTCCATGTATGTCGCTAAGACCGTAGTGGAAGGAAAATCAATCTGGACAACTGGTGAATATACCTCTGTATCGGTGATGAAGCCATCACGCAGTTTGGTAACTTTGCTGGATCCAGCAAATGGAACAATCTACTGGACTGGAGAGTATCCTG GGAATTTATCAAATTTGATGTCCATCGGTGACCTGAATGACTTTGCGGTAGATGAGACACTTCTTCTCACTCTTCTATCTGCGTCAA GGTTCAGCAACGCAACACAGTGTGACGCGAGAA GAGAAACATTTGCTTGGTATTGCAGGCAAAATAAAACCAAGTCTGCGCAAGCTGATCCAG GTGAAAATAACCCTGTTCTTCTTGTGCTGTTGGTCTTCCTACTCATCATAATCGTAATACAAGCCGAAGCCTTTTGTTTTTGCTGCATCTTTTGGAGGAAGAAAAAGCTCCGAGACAAGGGCTTGCAGAAGTTCCTGGAGAAGCGG CGCTCTCTTCAGAGTAAGAAGAGAGGCTTAGGCAAGATGATCTCAGAGCTTGAACAGCAGGCAGCAGAAGACGCCACTTCGAATGAAACTTTGGGAGAGCTGGGTGAAATGGTGAAAGCAAAGGAAGGCGTGGAGAGGAAGCTGTACGTATCATACAGCCTGGGCAGGGACAGGCTCGGCTTGAAGCAAGGCTCCTCCATCTTGCCACTGTATCATGGCAAGTACAAGAGCCATTCCTTCCACAGCTCACCGGACGAGAGCATTCATGTTTTCAACAATCCGAGTGATACCTCTACTTCCAGCAGCTGCTCTGACGATAGCGAGAGTAGTTGCAGTTCTACTTGCTCCGGAGATACGGATGTCGACGCGAGATTGAAGTCAGTAGAAGAGGCTGGACCTTCCAACACCGCTAATATCGGGGAGAGAGTTCAGGAAGAATGCCCATCAGATGTGAGATCCCCATTTCATGTCTTCACGAACCCTTCGTTCGTTGAGGAGCAATGCACAGGAAGCAGTGGCAATGCCTTATCACAGAAGGAAGAACGGATGGAAACAGCAAAGGATTTTATCTCCAGCAAGAGACTTTCGCTGAAGAGGAGGCGAACTTCTTCAACCAACTCTAACTGA
- the LOC112891524 gene encoding uncharacterized protein LOC112891524, whose amino-acid sequence MAQAARLSLRMQKEIKLLLDDPPHGVSLNLSEDENVLSSLSSIEARIEGPEETVYAKGVFILKIQIPERYPFQPPNVTFVTPIYHPNIDNGGRICLDILNLPPKGAWQPSLNIATVLTSIGLLLCEPNPDDGLMAEISREYKYNRQVFDINARLWTEKYASPSAVDASGWGPVDAGVLAQNAQMEDTKSQGSLPNASKRDCEGNQRKMRLLGQKLSLKSERSEENMKTVKQDPVASHLPSTARSTYPTACFSDVSGRQNDTSENMSVRTASGVVSKKEYQGNNKNLQLPGLGLSVISEAPSKRSDGNDMLPNHLPTSASDAKDHAMQSSDDILGNSFPRSIGGSSDRSYKPPEGNRRNIRTLGLKLLLKSVKPEKKSDDQKENMAPNHLPPQPGFNKLQKRPLDVVSRKKFSGGPALVQQDPITEHQQSNTQMVSNEECNQGRKKLCSLSRRLSLKSGLLGGDSACDKEYKPPNCSVSDKKPDELPLSAPPAPIPKGEAVAPNELPLSAPTVLESQAKTLGFAGGQKDASSGNSSVKQNAVAVENIVVSDSEESEDERERPPRSRLSLMRQRLAGKLRT is encoded by the exons ATGGCTCAAGCTGCAAGGCTCAGTCTGAGAATGCAGAAAGAGATTAAGCTTCTACTGGATGATCCACCCCATGGGGTCTCGCTTAATCTTTCTGAAGATGAAAATGTCTTATCATCGTTATCAAGTATTGAAGCCA GAATTGAGGGGCCTGAGGAAACGGTTTATGCTAAGGGAGTTTTCATTCTGAAGATACAAATTCCTGAAAG GTATCCTTTTCAACCACCCAATGTGACTTTTGTCACTCCCATTTATCATCCTAATATTGACAATGGAGGACGCATTTGCCTTGATATTCTCAATTTACCCCCAAAG GGAGCCTGGCAACCATCACTAAACATTGCTACTGTTTTGACAAGTATTGGCTTGCTGCTATGTGAGCCAAACCCAGATGATGGCCTGATGGCCGAAATA AGTCGAGAATACAAATACAACAGGCAAGTTTTTGACATAAATGCTCGGTTATGGACTGAGAAGTATGCTAGTCCTTCTGCTGTTGATGCTAGCGGTTGGGGTCCTGTAGATGCTGGTGTCCTG GCACAGAATGCACAAATGGAGGACACAAAGAGCCAAGGGTCATTGCCAAATGCTTCTAAAAGAGATTGTGAAGGGAATCAAAGGAAGATGCGGTTACTGGGACAAAAGTTATCGCTGAAGTCTGAAAGATCTGAAGAGAATATGAAAACTGTCAAGCAAGATCCAGTTGCTAGCCACTTACCATCCACGGCCCGATCCACCTATCCTACTGCTTGTTTTTCTGATGTTTCAGGCAGACAGAATGACACTTCAGAGAACATGTCTGTCAGGACTGCTAGTGGAGTGGTTTCAAAGAAAGAATACCAAGGAAATAATAAGAACTTGCAGTTACCTGGCCTGGGGCTTTCTGTTATCTCAGAAGCTCCTAGCAAAAGGAGTGATGGAAATGATATGTTACCTAATCATCTTCCAACATCTGCATCCGATGCTAAAGATCACGCCATGCAATCTTCTGATGACATTTTAGGTAACAGTTTTCCAAGGAGCATTGGTGGATCATCAGATCGTTCATATAAACCACCAGAAGGAAACCGAAGGAATATTAGGACACTGGGTCTGAAGTTGTTGCTGAAATCAGTAAAGCCTGAAAAGAAGAGCGATGACCAGAAGGAAAATATGGCTCCAAATCACCTGCCTCCACAACCTGGCTTCAACAAGTTGCAGAAAAGGCCCTTAGATGTTGTTTCAAGGAAAAAGTTCAGCGGAGGTCCTGCACTGGTTCAACAGGATCCTATTACGGAACATCAACAGTCAAACACTCAGATGGTATCAAATGAAGAGTGCAATCAAGGTCGAAAGAAGTTGTGTTCACTGAGTAGGAGGTTGTCGTTGAAATCTGGGCTGCTTGGAGGCGACAGCGCCTGTGACAAGGAGTATAAGCCACCCAATTGTTCTGTAAGTGATAAGAAGCCCGATGAGCTGCCATTGTCAGCACCACCAGCACCAATCCCAAAAGGTGAGGCCGTGGCACCCAATGAACTGCCATTGTCAGCTCCAACAGTCCTTGAAAGCCAAGCCAAGACCCTCGGCTTTGCTGGTGGACAGAAAGACGCCAGCTCAGGCAATTCCTCTGTCAAACAAAACGCGGTTGCCGTGGAGAACATCGTTGTTTCAGATAGTGAAGAGAGCGAAGACGAACGCGAAAGGCCCCCAAGATCAAGGCTGTCACTCATGCGGCAACGATTGGCAGGAAAGCTGAGAACCTAA
- the LOC112895412 gene encoding DNL-type zinc finger protein yields MATAAAAAYGCSSAAALLPFSAFPGSRYSRRSPPPPRVSLIASSKLRATAHGLRVSFRRRKLVVSACSSSESNSDAAASRTEATVDIKLPRRSLLVQFTCNACGERTQRLINRVAYERGTIFLQCAGCQVYHKFVDNLGLVVEYDLREENAVQDNVVNTDSED; encoded by the exons atggcgacggcggcggcggcggcgtacggctgctcctcggcggcggcgctgctgcccTTCTCAGCGTTCCCGGGAAGCCGATACTCTCGCCGGTCTCCACCCCCTCCCCGCGTGTCCCTCATCGCCTCCTCGAAGCTCAGGGCGACGGCGCACGG GTTGAGAGTTTCATTCCGTAGAAGGAAGCTAGTTGTCTCTGCTTGCTCCTCCAGTGAGTCCAATTCGGACGCGGCGGCGTCCCGGACG GAAGCCACTGTTGATATAAAGCTTCCAAGAAGAAGCTTGCTTGTCCAATTTACATGTAATGCATGTGGTGAAAGGACCCAGCGGTTGATAAACAGAGTTGCCTATGAGAGAGGAACAATTTTTCTTCAG TGTGCAGGGTGCCAGGTGTACCACAAGTTTGTGGATAATCTTGGTCTAGTTGTTGAATATGATCTGCGAGAAGAAAATGCGGTACAAGACAATGTGGTGAACACAGATTCTGAAGATTGA
- the LOC112895411 gene encoding AAA-ATPase At3g50940-like, giving the protein MATYDKAIESYKKAVTTAASVAASAMLVRGVVNELLPYEVRDLLTSGLGYLRSRMSSQHTVVIEETEGWAANQLYDAARAYLATRINTDMQRLRVSRVDEGKSLMFSMEEGEEMADLHDGAEFRWRLVCRDNPGAGAGNGNGGRGGNGSYRLEVRSFEMSFHKKHKEKAITSYLPHILATAKKIKEQDRTLKIYMNEGESWFAIDLHHPSTFSTLAMDHKMKQSVMDDLERFVKRKEYYKRIGKAWKRGYLLYGPPGTGKSSLIAAMANYLKFDVYDLELTEVNWNSTLRRLLIGMTNRSILVIEDIDCSVDLQQRDEGQDGTKSNPSEDKVTLSGLLNFVDGLWSTSGEERIIIFTTNYKERLDPALLRPGRMDMHIHMGYCCPESFRILASNYHSISDHDTYPEIEELIKEVMVTPAEVAEVLMRNDDTDIALEGLIQFLKGKKSDAKDSKGENVDHVAKEDAKEMTTKQDASGDQNLNDAGKE; this is encoded by the exons ATGGCGACCTACGACAAGGCCATCGAGTCGTACAAGAAGGCGGTGACCACGGCGGCGTCGGTGGCGGCGTCGGCGATGCTGGTGCGCGGCGTGGTGAACGAGCTGCTGCCGTACGAGGTGCGGGACCTGCTCACCTCCGGGCTGGGCTACCTGCGGTCGCGCATGTCGTCGCAGCACACGGTGGTGATCGAGGAGACCGAGGGCTGGGCCGCCAACCAGCTCTACGATGCCGCGCGCGCGTACCTCGCCACGCGGATCAACACCGACATGCAGCGCCTCCGCGTCAGCCGCGTCGACGAGGGCAAGAGCCTCATGTTCAGCATGGAGGAGGGCGAGGAGATGGCCGACCTCCACGACGGCGCCGAGTTCAGGTGGCGCCTCGTCTGCCGGGACAacccgggcgccggcgccggcaacggcaacggcggccgcggcgggaaCGGCAGCTACCGCCTCGAGGTGCGCTCCTTCGAGATGAGCTTCCACAAGAAGCACAAGGAGAAGGCCATCACCTCCTACCTCCCGCACATCCTCGCCACCGCAAAGAAGATCAAGGAGCAGGACAGGACGCTCAAGATCTACATGAACGAGGGCGAGTCCTGGTTCGCCATCGACCTCCACCACCCGTCCACCTTCAGCACGCTCGCCATGGACCACAAGATGAAGCAGTCTGTCATGGATGATCTTGAGAGGTTTGTCAAGAGGAAGGAGTACTACAAGAGGATTGGCAAGGCGTGGAAACGGGGGTACCTCCTGTATGGCCCGCCTGGGACTGGCAAGTCCAGCCTGATTGCAGCCATGGCCAACTACCTCAAGTTTGATGTCTATGATCTCGAGCTGACTGAGGTGAACTGGAACTCAACACTTCGACGACTGCTCATCGGGATGACCAACCGGTCAATCCTTGTCATCGAGGACATTGACTGCTCTGTCGATCTGCAACAGCGGGACGAAGGTCAGGATGGTACCAAATCCAATCCTTCAGAGGACAAG GTGACACTATCTGGGCTACTCAACTTCGTCGATGGCCTCTGGTCAACAAGTGGGGAGGAGAGAATCATTATCTTCACGACAAACTACAAGGAGCGGCTCGATCCGGCGCTTCTTCGCCCAGGCAGGATGGACATGCACATCCACATGGGATACTGCTGCCCAGAGTCATTCAGAATCCTGGCCTCCAACTACCACTCCATCAGTGACCATGACACGTACCCTGAGATAGAAGAGTTGATCAAGGAGGTAATGGTGACTCCAGCAGAGGTCGCAGAAGTGCTTATGAGGAACGACGACACTGACATCGCACTCGAGGGCCTTATCCAGTTCCTCAAGGGAAAGAAGAGCGATGCCAAGGATAGCAAAGGTGAGAATGTGGACCATGTGGCCAAAGAGGATGCGAAAGAGATGACGACGAAACAAGACGCCTCAGGCGATCAAAATCTGAACGATGCAGGCAAAGAATGA